The following are from one region of the Sorghum bicolor cultivar BTx623 chromosome 2, Sorghum_bicolor_NCBIv3, whole genome shotgun sequence genome:
- the LOC8055581 gene encoding uncharacterized protein At4g04775 has translation MAESSARSSSRQSGSTGNGGGAGVVVSGSPIRYRVGPFFYEPPVKCKCRNSKKCPRWISWSVDNPGRRYYRCQMANTSEDCGFFEWLDPPCSPWMREVLLDMKAEVFKLKRESGQAVGDEEISEIQQMNQTLQRQLVNMDADLESQKEEVRKKDGELALKCLELVELQLKLKAAKNNWSTCSVFMIVFVMGIFCALFGKMM, from the exons ATGGCGGAATCCAGCGCCCGTTCTTCCTCGCGGCAATCTGGCTCAACCGGCAATGGTGGGGGCGCCGGTGTTGTGGTGAGTGGCTCTCCCATCCGGTATCGCGTCGGCCCCTTCTTCTACGAACCACCGGTGAAGTGCAAATGCCGCAACTCGAAGAAGTGTCCACGGTGGATCTCCTGGAGCGTGGACAACCCCGGCCGTCGCTACTACCGTTGCCAAATGGCCAAT ACGAGTGAGGATTGTGGTTTCTTTGAGTGGTTGGATCCACCCTGTTCTCCATGGATGAGGGAGGTTTTGCTGGACATGAAGGCAGAAGTCTTCAAGTTGAAGAGGGAGAGTGGACAAGCTGTTGGTGATGAGGAGATTTCAGAGATTCAACAGATGAACCAGACATTGCAGAGGCAACTGGTGAACATGGATGCAGACCTGGAATCCCAGAAAGAAGAGGTGAGGAAGAAAGATGGGGAACTGGCTCTGAAGTGCTTGGAGTTAGTTGAACTGCAGTTGAAGCTGAAGGCAGCAAAGAACAATTGGAGCACTTGTTCTGTGTTTATGATTGTATTTGTGATGGGCATTTTCTGTGCtttgtttggcaagatgatgtaa